The following are encoded together in the Bradymonas sediminis genome:
- a CDS encoding methyltransferase domain-containing protein, which produces MRIQRTNDPQDEQLFDGPANRAAQPKTHHDFGPWFHNLHLPDGDQTSPRHPMGDYPASAWAKIRRALPESLEDWSVLNVGCNGGYFCLELAALGARVLGCDRDPHCVHQAQWAAEQFGLSDRIKFRQMHVYEIARSAERYDLVLFMGAFYELRYPALALDIMAERADKTLIFQPFSSISPFKNQNSAPMQLSTLEGLGFEVSSMGQDEIFICQRHPDSSALPQAWDPQCAAEIAAAVGPRYHRIERPARPLKN; this is translated from the coding sequence ATGAGAATTCAGAGAACGAATGACCCGCAGGATGAACAGCTTTTTGATGGACCGGCCAATCGCGCCGCCCAACCCAAGACGCACCACGATTTTGGCCCCTGGTTTCACAACCTCCACCTACCCGACGGCGACCAAACCTCGCCGCGCCATCCCATGGGTGATTACCCGGCGAGCGCGTGGGCAAAGATCCGCCGCGCCCTGCCCGAGAGCCTCGAGGATTGGAGCGTGCTCAACGTCGGCTGCAACGGCGGGTATTTCTGCCTGGAGCTCGCCGCGCTGGGCGCGCGGGTGCTGGGCTGCGACCGCGACCCGCATTGCGTGCATCAGGCGCAATGGGCGGCCGAACAATTCGGGCTCAGCGACCGCATCAAATTCAGGCAAATGCACGTCTACGAGATCGCGCGCTCGGCCGAGCGCTATGATCTGGTGCTATTTATGGGCGCATTCTATGAGCTTCGCTACCCCGCGCTCGCCCTGGACATCATGGCCGAGCGCGCCGATAAGACGCTGATATTCCAGCCTTTTTCTTCGATTTCACCCTTTAAAAATCAAAATAGCGCCCCGATGCAGCTTTCGACCCTTGAGGGGCTCGGGTTCGAGGTGTCGAGCATGGGGCAGGACGAGATATTTATCTGCCAGCGTCACCCGGACAGCAGCGCCCTCCCCCAGGCTTGGGACCCCCAGTGTGCGGCCGAGATCGCCGCGGCGGTCGGGCCGCGCTACCACCGCATCGAGCGCCCTGCCCGGCCACTCAAGAATTGA